From Trueperaceae bacterium:
GTTCGCCTCATCTACGCCTGAGCGGCCGTCCACGCCGTCCTAGTGCGCGATTTCACGAACTCCAACGACTAGAGTCTAGCAAGGTGTCTCGGGGGCAACAAGGCACGCCGGCGGTGAGGTGGTAACCACCTGAGCGGGCGCCGGGCGGACGGTATCATCGGCTGGTCGGTACGGGTGCGCGCCGTCGACGAGGCGAGCAAGCGGGTGGGAACGCACCCCGGCGGCGACGCTCGTCACGCAGCGTTCGTGGGTCGTTAGCTCAATCGGTAGAGCAGCTGGCTTTTAACCAGCGGGTTCCGGGTTCGAGTCCCGGGCGACCCACCACGGAGGAGCCCCGGGCCGCGCCGCGGGCACACCGGCGCCATGGACAGGAGAGCGGAGGCGCGAGCGCGCCCGCGGCTCACGCGAACATCAACATGACGCCCACGCCGCAGACGAAGGCGTGGATGCCCACCCACAGCGACCAGAGCGGGATCCTCTTGAGCCGAGGGAACCGCCGCTCGTGCTTCTTCCTCGCCGGGCGCCGCTTCACCTTGGTGCCGGGGTCGAGCGCCTCGATGGCCTGGCGGTACGCCCTCGCCAGCCTCGCATGGTGGCGGTTGCGCTCGTAGTGCTTGGCGCTGACCAGGGCGCCGAACACCCCTAAGGCCACCAGGAAGGCGCCCATCGGCCGCTGCAGCGAGGCGCCGCCCTGGTCGAGCCTGACCAGGGCGAACAGCGCGCCCGCCACGGCGATGACCACGTTCGTGACGGTCGCCCTGAGTTCCTCGTGGTGGCGCGCTTGGTCCGCCTGCTCCTTGTACAGGCCGAGCAGAGTCTCCAGGGTCGCCGGCATGTCGCCCCTCCCTCACTCCTCTTGGACTCGAGCGCCGTTCACGATAGTCCCGGGGCGCCTATGTCCGGAACTCACGGGGCGGCCTGCCGCGGCTCCACCGCGCCGACCCACCGCACCCCGCCGCGGCCCGCCGACGTCAGCCTGTCGGCGAGCTGCGCCATGTGGTGGTGGAGGTGCCTGACGTTGATGACCTGGTGCTCGAGCTTCGACGACCTGTACCGCCGGAAGCCGCTGTCGGGGCTGGTGAGGTCGAGGGCATCGACGAGGTCGTCCACCAGCCCGTCCAGGTGCGCGAGGTAGGTGAGCGCCTGGGCGCGGGAGTACGGCTCGGGCACCAGCGGCAGCGAGCTGTTCGGGTCGGGAGGCCCCGCGATGCCGTCGGGGTTCTGGACGTCGGCCTGGTGACCCTCCCACGGGACGAAGTCCTCCTCCCGCGGCATGAGGTAGAGGTGCGTGAAGTAGAGGACGTGGTACGCGACCTGCCAGAACGCGTTCCGCGGCGCGGGGTCGTACCATAGCTCGTCCGTGCACGTCTCGATGGCTTGGCGCAGCATCGCCAGCCCGGCGTGGTACTGGCTCTTCAGCACCGCGCGCAGCGCGGCGACCGGCACGCTCTCGTCTGATCGCGTCGCTTCCATGGGCGCTCCTCACGCGTCGCTGCCGGCAGGATACGCGGTTCTCCCTTGTTGACCGCTCTGGGCTCCGATGCTGTAGAATCATCGACGCGCTCGCGGGAGGTGGGGAACGCGAGCCAGGCCGAGAGGCCCCTTCGACTAGCGGTTAGGTCACAACCCTTTCAAGGTTGCGGCACCGGTTCGAATCCGGTAGGGGTCACCAGGGTGAGGCGCCCGTCCGCGGGCGCCTCTCGCCGTCTGGGCGCGGCGATGCCGCCAGTGTCGCCGCCCCTGACACCAGCGAGAAGCGGCGCGGGTGGGCGGCCTCAGATGTCGAGGCTCGCCAGGTAGAGCAGCGCGGCGGCGTCCCAGGCCTGCGGCCGGCAGGCCACGGGGTAGGGCACCGGCGGTCGTTCGTCCCGCGCGTAGCCGGCGACCAGCTCCGGCAGCCTCAGGTCTCCCTGCTCGAGCGTGAGGTCGAGGAGCGCGTCCCTCACCATCGCGGCCTCGGCCAGGAACCCGTAGCGGACCAGCCCGGCGGCGAAGAGGGCCGTGTCGTGCGGCCACACCGAGCCGTTGTGGTAGCTCACGGGGTTGTAGCGCGCCTCGCCCGCGCCGAGGGTGCGCAGCCCCCAGCCCGACCAGCAGGCGGGCGAGAACAGCGTGCGCACCAGCTCGGGCGCGCGCTCCTCGGGCACGATCCCGCACCACAGCAGCTGGCCGGCGTCGGAGCTGAGCACCTCGAGGGGGCGCTTGTCGCCGTCGAGGGCCATAGCGTACGTGCGCTTGCCCTCGAGCCAGAAGGCCCTGTCGAAGGCCGCCTTGAGCGCCGTCGCCCTCCCCTCCCACTCGCCCGCGCGGGCCTCGTCGCCGAGGTCGCGGTACCAGCGCGCCGCGTTGACGTAGGCGGCGTAGGCGTAGCCCTGCACCTCGGAGACCGCCAGGGCGCCCCGCGCGAGCTCGCCCCCCGCGTGGCTCATCGAGTCTTGCGAGTCCTTCCAGGACTGCACGCTGAGGTGACCGGCGCCGCCGCCCTCGGGGTCGAACTCGAGGAAGCCGTCCCCGTCGAGGTCGCCGTGGTCCACGGTCCAGGCGAGCGCCGCCTCCCAGGCGCCGCGCAGCTCGGCGAGGATGGCCGCGTCGCCCGTGGCGTCGACGTAGGCGCCGAGCAGCATCAGGAACAGCGGCGTGGCGTCGATGG
This genomic window contains:
- a CDS encoding DinB family protein; the encoded protein is MEATRSDESVPVAALRAVLKSQYHAGLAMLRQAIETCTDELWYDPAPRNAFWQVAYHVLYFTHLYLMPREEDFVPWEGHQADVQNPDGIAGPPDPNSSLPLVPEPYSRAQALTYLAHLDGLVDDLVDALDLTSPDSGFRRYRSSKLEHQVINVRHLHHHMAQLADRLTSAGRGGVRWVGAVEPRQAAP